The proteins below come from a single Acidobacteriota bacterium genomic window:
- a CDS encoding threonine/serine dehydratase, protein MKGDPTFEDVLAAAERIHGHVHRTPVMTSREIDRIAGGRLCFKCENLQKVGAFKARGATNAVLLLDEKSAARGVATHSSGNHAAALAYAASLRGVPAHVVMPSSAPPVKKAAVAGYGALITECEPTLEARENTLEEVVARTGATFIHAYDNPMVIAGQGTASLELITDAPDLDFILAPVGGGGLMSGTAIAVSSSRPDIAIWGCEPAGADDAYRSLRDRTRYPSVEPKTIADGLLTSLSERTFRILSENLEGILTVGEESIIHAMRLLWERMKLVVEPSGAVPLAAVLEHPGRFTDRRVGLIVSGGNVDLDRLPW, encoded by the coding sequence ATGAAGGGTGATCCCACATTTGAAGACGTGCTGGCAGCGGCTGAGCGCATCCATGGCCACGTGCACCGAACGCCAGTGATGACCTCGAGGGAGATCGATCGCATTGCCGGAGGGCGCCTCTGTTTCAAATGTGAAAACCTGCAGAAGGTTGGTGCCTTCAAGGCTCGCGGCGCGACCAATGCGGTGCTGTTGTTGGACGAGAAATCGGCCGCTCGCGGCGTCGCCACCCACTCCTCCGGCAACCACGCGGCTGCCCTCGCCTATGCCGCTTCACTGCGTGGTGTTCCCGCACACGTTGTCATGCCATCGTCGGCACCTCCGGTCAAAAAGGCTGCAGTGGCTGGCTATGGTGCCCTGATTACCGAGTGCGAGCCGACTCTCGAGGCTCGCGAAAACACACTCGAGGAGGTAGTTGCGCGCACCGGCGCCACCTTCATCCACGCGTACGACAACCCGATGGTGATTGCTGGCCAGGGCACCGCCTCGCTGGAGCTGATCACCGACGCGCCCGATCTCGATTTCATTCTGGCTCCGGTCGGCGGCGGCGGCCTGATGTCGGGAACTGCGATAGCGGTCTCCTCGTCGAGACCGGACATCGCCATCTGGGGGTGCGAGCCGGCGGGCGCGGACGACGCCTATCGATCGCTGCGCGACCGGACCCGTTACCCTTCGGTGGAACCGAAAACCATTGCTGACGGCTTGCTCACCTCGCTCAGTGAGAGGACCTTTCGAATCCTGAGCGAAAACCTCGAGGGAATTCTCACGGTCGGCGAGGAGTCCATCATTCACGCCATGCGACTCTTGTGGGAGCGCATGAAGCTGGTCGTCGAACCGTCAGGTGCGGTGCCGCTGGCGGCTGTCCTGGAACACCCAGGGCGCTTCACCGACCGGCGCGTCGGGCTGATCGTCTCGGGAGGAAACGTCGACCTTGACAGATTGCCGTGGTAA
- a CDS encoding sigma-70 family RNA polymerase sigma factor, with amino-acid sequence MNTNETTAWDFNSAELPYYNQLYKTALRMTRSVADTEDLIQETYLKAYRYYQGFEEGTNLKAWLFRIMKNNFINTYRKKRATPQHLELDELRDVGDELSAAELSLGEVGPEAEVVAEEMDVDIAKAINSLPHDYKMALLLVDIQGHTYQEVAEILAVPVGTVMSRLYRGRAKIEKALLTFGKENNYITSAPEKLRDANIDLESIFGA; translated from the coding sequence ATGAACACCAACGAAACCACCGCATGGGACTTCAATTCGGCCGAGCTGCCCTACTACAACCAGCTCTACAAGACCGCCCTGCGCATGACGCGGTCCGTCGCCGATACCGAAGATCTGATCCAGGAAACCTACCTCAAGGCCTATCGTTACTACCAGGGTTTCGAGGAGGGCACGAACCTCAAGGCGTGGCTCTTCCGGATCATGAAGAACAACTTCATCAACACCTACCGCAAGAAACGGGCCACGCCGCAGCACCTCGAGCTCGACGAGCTTCGCGACGTCGGTGATGAGCTCTCGGCAGCCGAACTGAGCCTCGGGGAGGTGGGACCCGAAGCCGAGGTGGTAGCTGAAGAGATGGATGTGGACATCGCCAAGGCCATCAACTCACTCCCCCACGATTACAAGATGGCTCTGCTCCTGGTCGACATCCAGGGCCACACCTATCAGGAAGTAGCCGAGATTCTCGCCGTTCCGGTCGGGACCGTCATGTCTCGTCTCTACCGGGGTCGGGCAAAGATCGAAAAAGCCCTGCTCACCTTCGGCAAGGAGAACAACTACATCACCAGTGCGCCGGAGAAACTGCGCGATGCCAATATAGACCTCGAGAGCATTTTCGGTGCCTAA